A part of Aegilops tauschii subsp. strangulata cultivar AL8/78 chromosome 2, Aet v6.0, whole genome shotgun sequence genomic DNA contains:
- the LOC109737944 gene encoding FCS-Like Zinc finger 2, producing MACAFFFDAEPVGEPGVHALDACALCTKPLARDSDIFMYRVDTTFCSDECRHEQMQLDAACARQAAARRQKQFSSGTGSGRAHREASVAS from the coding sequence ATGGCCTGCGCCTTCTTCTTCGACGCCGAGCCGGTCGGCGAGCCCGGCGTGCACGCGCTGGACGCGTGCGCGCTCTGCACCAAGCCGCTGGCGCGGGACAGCGACATCTTCATGTACAGAGTGGACACGACCTTCTGCAGCGACGAGTGCCGCCACGAGCAGATGCAGCTCGACGCCGCCTGCGCCAGGCAGGCCGCCGCCCGGAGGCAGAAGCAGTTCTCGTCGGGAACGGGGTCCGGACGTGCGCACCGGGAGGCGTCCGTCGCGAGCTGA
- the LOC141041262 gene encoding uncharacterized protein: MASNSATATAAPALIPIADRLHRYNFLVWRAQAVAAINCAQLISFINPEREEPAPKLTGKDGKPTDVPNPAYEIAKAKDSQVLSFLFNSISPAVMIQIAHCASASAAWTAITEMFISQTQAHVVNTRIALSTTKKGTSTVAEYIGRMKALGDELASVGKPPTDDDMVSYILAGLDFDYMGIVSSLCVRAEPIKVNELYSFLAGFENRLAMFDGGHQSSHSSANVVSRGGRGGRGGGRGGGRRGNGGGGRGGRSNGGGRNDLPEVVCQICSKPNHVAMECYRRFDIAFTKEKSAAAVNTKTNAYDVDANWYVDTGATEHFTSELDKLTMREKYSGQDQVNMPNDAGNPVVCHDFMQQQTNTENEDDSGAGTPGDDRAAGSNPRETLSYAASPCNDSDTSTCPHTHAATDCGPVGNSLAAHSTPSGSGSGMWRPLPVARWRAPHRASSGLPQIAKWPNKCHEPMRECSGPSTATLGQLLRLILPGSTLDLPHPGQVLLRLPRDLLRRLQDPSNYSCARASSAYKITTRRATGDIDRYKARLVAKGFKQRYGIDYEDTFSPVVKAATNVFLHGVLEEEVYMRQPPGYEVKSKQHNVCKLDKSLYGLKQAPRAWYSRLSEKLQRLGFKPSKADTSLFFYNRGKITIFMLVYVDDIIVASSSQEGTTAVLEDLRKDFALKDLVKRILRYLRGTMSTGLKFTKSTSTLATVSRSSTEAEYKALANATAEIIWVQTVLDELGVIHSPVACLWCDNIGATYLSANPVFHARTKHIEVDYHFVRERVAKKLLDIRLIPTNDQVADGFTKALSWRKLEDFKRNLNLISCD, from the exons ATGGCCTCAAactccgccaccgccaccgccgcacCAGCCCTCATTCCCATCGCCGATCGCCTCCATCGCTACAACTTCCTGGTGTGGCGTGCCCAAGCGGTTGCTGCCATCAACTGCGCCCAACTCATCTCCTTCATCAATCCAGAGAGGGAGGAACCGGCGCCCAAGCTCACGGGCAAGGATGGCAAACCCACCGATGTGCCCAACCCGGCGTATGAGATCGCCAAGGCTAAGGATTCCCAGGTTCTGAGTTTTTTGTTCAATTCAATCTCACCTGCTGTGATGATTCAGATCGCCCACTGTGCCTCGGCGTCGGCAGCATGGACTGCCATCACGGAGATGTTTATCTCCCAGACGCAGGCGCATGTGGTGAACACGAGGATAGCCCTGTCAACGACAAAGAAGGGGACCTCGACAGTTGCCGAGTACATCGGCCGCATGAAGGCGCTTGGAGACGAGCTGGCTTCTGTTGGAAAGCCTCCCACCGACGATGACATGGTGTCATACATTCTCGCCGGCCTCGATTTCGACTACATGGGCATCGTCTCCTCCCTATGCGTCAGGGCCGAGCCGATCAAGGTGAACGAGCTCTACTCATTCCTCGCCGGCTTCGAGAACAGACTCGCCATGTTCGATGGCGGGCACCAGTCCTCCCACTCCTCTGCCAACGTCGTCTCCCGTGGTGGCCGCGGCGGACGTGGTGGTGGGCGTGGCGGTGGCCGCAGAGGAAACGGTGGCGGCGGCCGTGGAGGTCGCAGCAATGGAGGAGGCCGCAACGATCTCCCTGAGGTCGTCTGTCAGATCTGCTCCAAGCCAAATCACGTCGCCATGGAGTGCTACCGCCGCTTCGACATCGCGTTCACCAAGGAGAAGAGCGCAGCAGCCGTCAACACCAAAACCAACGCCTACGACGTCGACGCCAACTGGTATGTCGACACCGGGGCAACAGAGCACTTCACCAGCGAGCTGGACAAGCTCACCATGAGGGAGAAGTACTCCGGCCAAGATCAAGTGAACATGCCAAACGACGCAG GAAATCCTGTTGTATGTCATGATTTTATGCAGCAACAGACAAACACGGAAAACGAGGATGATTCAGGTGCTGGCACACCTGGCGACGACCGTGCTGCAGGCAGCAATCCCAGAGAAACTCTCTCGTACGCCGCGTCCCCATGCAACGATAGCGACACGTCCACGTGCCCGCACACGCATGCCGCCACTGACTGCGGGCCCGTGGGGAATAGCCTTGCAGCGCACTCCACGCCGAGTGGGTCCGGGAGCGGTATGTGGCGGCCTCTCCCAGTCGCCAGGTGGCGCGCTCCTCACCGCGCATCATCGGGCCTACCACAAATCGCCAAGTGGCCCAACAAGTGCCACGAGCCGATGCGGGAGTGCAGCGGGCCCTCGACAGCGACTTTGGGCCAGCTGCTGCGGCTGATCCTGCCGGGATCCACCTTGGATCTGCCACATCCGGGTCAGGTGCTGCTGCGGTTGCCACGGGATCTTCTGCGCCGGCTCCAGGATCCCTCCAACTACAGTTGTGCCCGAGCCAGCTCGGCGTACAAGATCACAACACG GAGAGCTACTGGAGATATAGATAGATACAAGGCTAGATTAGTTGCAAAAGGCTTTAAGCAAAGATATGGCATTGACTATGAGGACACCTTTAGTCCAGTTGTTAAAGCAGCCACT AATGTGTTCCTTCATGGCGTTCTAGAGGAAGAAGTGTATATGAGACAACCTCCTGGGTATGAGGTGAAGAGCAAACAACATAATGTGTGTAAGCTTGACAAGTCTTTATATGGGTTGAAGCAAGCACCTAGAGCATGGTACTCCAGGTTAAGTGAAAAACTTCAAAGGCTTGGCTTCAAACCATCAAAGGCTGATACTTCATTGTTCTTCTATAACAGAGGCAAGATCACCATCTTTATGCTTGTGTATGTCGATGACATTATTGTAGCTAGTTCTTCACAGGAGGGAACTACAGCAGTGTTGGAAGACCTCAGGAAGGACTTTGCCTTGAAAGACCTTG TGAAAAGAATTCTCAGATATCTCAGAGGAACCATGAGTACTGGACTCAAGTTTACCAAGTCAACCTCTACTCTG GCTACAGTGTCAAGGTCCAGTACCGAGGCTGAATACAAAGCTTTAGCCAATGCCACAGCTGAAATTATATGGGTTCAGACTGTGCTTGATGAGCTAGGTGTGATACACTCACCAGTTGCATGTTTATGGTGTGATAACATTGGTGCCACTTACCTCTCAGCAAATCCAGTGTTCCATGCAAGAACAAAACATATTGAAGTTGACTATCATTTTGTGCGTGAAAGAGTAGCCAAGAAGCTGCTGGATATTCGTCTCATTCCCACCAATGATCAAGTTGCAGATGGTTTTACCAAGGCCTTATCATGGCGCAAATTGGAAGACTTTAAAAGAAATCTAAACTTGATAAGTTGTGATTGA